CTACCTGCCGAACACGGTCGCCTTCTCCATGCGGACCGCCCGCGCCGACCTGAACCTCCCGCAACTCCTGCAAGGGGTGGACGTGGGCGAGGCCGGGGACAGCTACGGCCACGGGCACGATCAGGCGTCGGGAGGTCAACTTTCCCCCGAGGCGTTCAGAAGGCTTTTAAGGGGCCTCGGATTCGAGGAGAGCACTGGGATATAGGAGGGAGGCTTACTGAGGCTTCCAGGGGCCTTTCAAGGGCGTTGAGGGGCATCGGTGGAACGGGTCGGAGGTCAGGCTGGACCGCCCACCCCCATCGGCGCTTCTTGCGGCCTCCCATCGAGCGGCGGCCCGTCCAGATGATCGAGCCAGTTCTGCGGGCTGTCGTACACCGCCACCGCGCCCTCGAAGCGGTCATCCCCGCCACAGCGCAGGGCCACGGTGTTCACCCCCGCCCTCCGGGCGCTCTCCACGTCGAAGGGCGTGTCGCCCAGCATCAGCACCTCGGAGGGCGGCAGGCCCAGCTTCGTGACGGCGGCCCGCACGATGTCCGGCTCCGGCTTGGACGCCTCCACGTCCGACGCGGTGGTGTGCTCGGTGAGCAGGTCCGCGACGCCAGCGACCTTCAGCAGGTCCTCCACCAGCGCCTCGTCCGCCGAGGTGCCCACGATCAGGCGCAGGCCGCGCGCCCGCAGGGCCTCCATCAACGCCCGCGCGCCCGGCTGACCCCTGAGCTGCGGCAGCTCCTCCTGAAAATGGCGTTTCCAGCCGTCGCTGAGGGCCTGGTAACGCGGGTCGTCCTTCCCGATGCCCGTCACGCGCGGCACGAGCTGATCCCCCCCCATACCGATCATGGGCCGGACCTGCCCGAACGTCACCTCCAGGCCTGCCTCCGCGAACGAGCGCACCCACGCGCGGGCGTGCGCGTCATTGCTGTCCACGAGGGTCCCGTCGATGTCCACGATCACGCCACGGTACTTGGTCATGGGCGGAGGGTAGGGGCGGAGGCGGGGCGGCGCGTAAGTGGGGGTTGGCGGGCGCTTCATGGAGGGGCGCTTCATGAGGGCGGGACAGGACCCGCCTACCCGCCGTACGTCTCCCGAATCTGCTCGGCGAACTCGGGGAGCCGCAGTTCCGAGGCGGCGCGCATGACCTCACGGTAGAGGGCATACGGCTCGACCTCCCCGGCTTGCAGGGCGATCAGCAGGCGGCGCAGGTGGTCGTCGCGCAGCTCGCGGCCCACGAAGAGGCGCACCTGCGTGACCGCGCGGACCGCCTGCTCGTCGGTGGGGAGGCCCAGGAACTCGCGCTCCACCGCCGTCGTCAGGCGCTCGGTCTCCTCCTCCTCGCGGCGGGCGAGGTCGGTGCGGCTGGTCTTCCCAGGGGCGCGCTCCACCCCCGGCGCGGCCTCCCCTGCCCCGGCGTCTCCGGGGTCGGTGTACTTGCCCTCCTCGTCGCGGATCACGTCCACGAGGAGGGCGCTGCGGTTGCGGACCCGGTAGCCGGCGCGGGTCATGGCCTCGAACCTCTCCAGCCGCCGGGTGACGTGGGCCTCGCCCCGGTCCTGCACGAGGCGGCGGGCCACAGCGGGCGCGACCCCGTAGCCCCGCAGCGCGTCCACCACGGGCGCGTCGGGGATGACCTCGATGACGGGTTCGGGAGCGGGCGGGGTGGCGGGCAGGTCGCCGAACTCGTACACGATCACGGTGTCGTTGCGGGCACCCTCGTAGGTCACGGCGCGCAGGTAGCCGCGCTCCAGCAGCTCGGTGTGGGCACTCTCCAGATTGCGCTTGATGCGGGCGGGCACCGTCTCGCGCAGCTTGCACTCGCGCGCCCACTGCTGGAGGTGCAGCCGCAGGACGGCGGCGGGCGCTTGCGGGTGCTGCGGGTCGTAGCGGTGGGCGTCCAGCACCCGGTACAGGCTGCGGGTCAGCGACCGCTTGAGGCTGAGCACGAAGGTCATGTCCAGCGGCTTGAGATACCGCTCGCGGATGCTCTGCACGACCGGGCGGGCGAGCCGGATTTTCAGGCTGGTCCCGCTTCCGAACGAGGTGTCCCCCTGCGTGTCCGCCACGATCTGCTCGACGATGTTGAACTTCACGGTCGTCCACCGCTGCCGCTTGTGGTCGCGCCACGACTCGCTCGCCGTGTAGGTCGCGCCCTTGAGGCGGTCGAGGCTCTCCTGAAGCGCCGCGTAGTACTGGCCGGAATCGGGAAAGCCCGCCCGCTGGAGCATCTGGTACGCCGTCGTGTGAACGGCCCCGTCCTCCGGTGCCCCCTGTTCGAGGTACATCACGTTGAGGATGGTGGCGAAATCGCCGTCCAGGCCGTGCGGAACGCCGCCGTACTCGCTCGGTGAGATGCAGGTCAATCGGGCATTGCGGTCGTCGATCACGAACTGCACGTCCCAGCGGGTGTAGTCGCTGGGGATGCGCTCCTGCACGCAGATCAGCCCCAGGCGTGCGGAATTGGCCTCATCGAAGCGGTCGATGTCGGCGGGCGCGGTGGGCTTGACCTTGCGTTTCTTGACGGCGGATGACAAGGGGCGCGGCCTCCACCCGGAACTATACCCGCCGCCCGCCCGGACCCGTCACACCCCGCGCCCGGCTAGGCCTATGCAGCCCTGATGTTGATTCTTTGTATGTTGTTTTCTTTTAAAAGATATTGATGATCAACATCAAGGGGGCGGCGGGCCGCAAAAGCGACTCGCGTGCTGGACGGCGTTTTTGCAACTGACCGCCTGGGAACATGCCGAGTAAATCGGTACTTTATGCCGAGTAAATCGGTAGTCGATGCCGAGTAAATCGGTACTTTATGCCGAGTAAATCGGTAGTTGGGCCGCCGAAGATGCCGAGTAAATCGGTAGTCCCCTGTGGATAACTCTGGGAAGATGCCGAGTAAATCGGTAGTCGATGCCGAGTAAATCGGTAGTTGGGGATGAATTGTTCTACCGATTTACTCGGCATCCTGGGCCGAAGATGCCGAGTAAATCGGTAGTCGATGCCGAGTAAATCGGTAGTTGGACCGAGTACAAGCCCGATTTACTCGGCATGTTGTCTTGAAGAGATAAAACCGCCCTGGGAGGATGAATCCATCAGTTTTCCCTTCGAGGAGAAAAATGAGGATGCCGAGTAAATCGGTAGTGCCGGAGGGAGGTTTATGCATAGACGCGGGAGCAGATCGCTACCTCACTTTTCGTCGTGTGGAAAGGCAAATTTTCGATCTTCGCATTCAAAATGACGGACGCGGCCTCCTCGGGTTCCGGTACGTGCGGGGAGGCCTGCGCGTATTGCCTGAAATGGAAGGTTCAAACATGGCTCAATGGAGCAGAAACGTCGTTCCAGCGCCTCTTTTTTTCTGTTCATGCCTGTCGAGGGGAACGTCGAAGGGCGTCCAGCGGCCAACCAACCTCTGCCGAACGCCCCGAATGACGGGCCAACTCCGGGGCTACGCCAACTGCTCCAGAATGGTCGGGTCCTGAATCTTGCGGTCCTCGGCGAGGAGGAGGACCTTGCTCACGACCTCGGCGGTGCGGGGGTCTGGGTCGGCGAAGGGGAGGAAGATTCGCCCCCCCTGCGCGTTGTGGACGGGAATGATGCACAGGAATCCGCCCGGCTGGCGGTGGACGGTGCCCGAACCGAGGTGGACCGTGTAGTTCGCGTGGTGCCCGGCGATCAGGGCGTGGCCGTGTTCGAGCCGCACATTCCTCAACCCCAGCAGCCGGAGCGTCTCGCGCAGGAGGCTTTCCCGCATCTCCACGGTGCTCTGGCTCGCCTCCGGGTCCACGCCGCCGACGTGGGCGACGCTGACGACGAGATCGAGGTCGCGCATCGTCTCGCTGAAGAGGCGCGGGGGAACGGCGCTCAGGGGCAGGGCTTCCCGCTCGTCGCGGCGCACGAAATAGACGGCGCGCAGGGGTGTGCCCTCCACCTCGTTCGGGGTGAAGGGGCCGCCGACGAACGTGTCCACCCAGACATTGATCCCTTCGGCATGGTCGGTCTTGCGCACGCCCTCCTCCGGGA
The nucleotide sequence above comes from Deinococcus sp. YIM 134068. Encoded proteins:
- a CDS encoding HAD family hydrolase, whose protein sequence is MTKYRGVIVDIDGTLVDSNDAHARAWVRSFAEAGLEVTFGQVRPMIGMGGDQLVPRVTGIGKDDPRYQALSDGWKRHFQEELPQLRGQPGARALMEALRARGLRLIVGTSADEALVEDLLKVAGVADLLTEHTTASDVEASKPEPDIVRAAVTKLGLPPSEVLMLGDTPFDVESARRAGVNTVALRCGGDDRFEGAVAVYDSPQNWLDHLDGPPLDGRPQEAPMGVGGPA
- a CDS encoding replication initiator protein A, whose product is MSSAVKKRKVKPTAPADIDRFDEANSARLGLICVQERIPSDYTRWDVQFVIDDRNARLTCISPSEYGGVPHGLDGDFATILNVMYLEQGAPEDGAVHTTAYQMLQRAGFPDSGQYYAALQESLDRLKGATYTASESWRDHKRQRWTTVKFNIVEQIVADTQGDTSFGSGTSLKIRLARPVVQSIRERYLKPLDMTFVLSLKRSLTRSLYRVLDAHRYDPQHPQAPAAVLRLHLQQWARECKLRETVPARIKRNLESAHTELLERGYLRAVTYEGARNDTVIVYEFGDLPATPPAPEPVIEVIPDAPVVDALRGYGVAPAVARRLVQDRGEAHVTRRLERFEAMTRAGYRVRNRSALLVDVIRDEEGKYTDPGDAGAGEAAPGVERAPGKTSRTDLARREEEETERLTTAVEREFLGLPTDEQAVRAVTQVRLFVGRELRDDHLRRLLIALQAGEVEPYALYREVMRAASELRLPEFAEQIRETYGG